GCGCTCCGTCGATGGCTACCGGGGTAAACTCTCCAACGCGGGCTACGTGGCAAAGGCCCCGCCGGAAGTCGTGGAGGACACCCGGAACATGCTGGTTGCGGCCGAAGCGGAATTGGCCGCCGTGGAGCGCTCATTGAAGGATCTCGGATGAAGCACCAACTTTCCATCCTGCTCTCGGCCCTGCTCGGCGCGGGTTGCGCCAGCGCGCCAAGCCCGACCCGCGCGGCGGACAAGGCGCCGCCCGAGGTGCATCCGGGTTCGGTCACCGACGCCGGCGCGGCAGCGCCGATCACCAAGGAGAATTGGAGCGAGGGCGGTAGCAACGGCATGCTGGTCCGGACCCCGCACTACCAGCTGCGGCTTTCGCTGCGCGACCAGGCCTTCGGCGAGCGCATGCCCCAGTTCATGGAGTGCTGCTTCCAGACCTACGGCAGCGCCCTCTGTCCCATCAACTTTCCCGAGACTCCGCTGGAGATGTACATCTTCAGTGAGAAGAGCGCCTGGGAAAATTGGACCCGCAAGCGGCTGGGCCGCGACGCGGAGATGTACATCGGTCTGGGCAAGGGCGGCTACACCACCGACGCCGTCAGCGTGCTCTACGACATCGGCCGCTTCGACACGCAGACCATCGCCGCCCACGAGGGGTGGCACCAGTTTAGCCAGCGCGCCTTGCAGCATCCGCTTCCCAACTGGCTCGAGGAGGGCATCGCCTGCTACATGGAGGGCACGCGGCTTTCGCGCGACGGCGGCCCCTCGACCTTCAAGCCCTGGCGCAACTTCGAGCGCTGGTCGGAGCTGCGCCGAAGCCTGCGCGCCGGGCAGCTGATCCCGCTGGGCGATCTGCTCGACGGATCGCCGCAGGATTTTCTGCGCGACGGAAAGAACTCGCTGCTGACCTATTACGCGGAGGTCTGGGCGCTCGTGCAGTTCCTGCAGGATGGCGAGGGTGGCAAGTACCGCGAGAAACTCTCGCAGGTTGTCCAGGACGCCGCCTCGGGCAAGCTCGCGGGGCGGCTCGCTTCAAGCCCGGCGATCGTCGGCAAGAGCGGCCGCGAGCGGGCCATCCAGCTGCGCTCCGGCAATGCGGTGGTCCTGGAGTATT
This portion of the Planctomycetota bacterium genome encodes:
- a CDS encoding DUF1570 domain-containing protein, with translation MKHQLSILLSALLGAGCASAPSPTRAADKAPPEVHPGSVTDAGAAAPITKENWSEGGSNGMLVRTPHYQLRLSLRDQAFGERMPQFMECCFQTYGSALCPINFPETPLEMYIFSEKSAWENWTRKRLGRDAEMYIGLGKGGYTTDAVSVLYDIGRFDTQTIAAHEGWHQFSQRALQHPLPNWLEEGIACYMEGTRLSRDGGPSTFKPWRNFERWSELRRSLRAGQLIPLGDLLDGSPQDFLRDGKNSLLTYYAEVWALVQFLQDGEGGKYREKLSQVVQDAASGKLAGRLASSPAIVGKSGRERAIQLRSGNAVVLEYFNPDFATFRDEFDTFVKAITERSAGDKIARGEFPLKPAEPAAAGAVSGKVDVENKSR